A single region of the Thermococcus zilligii AN1 genome encodes:
- a CDS encoding HD domain-containing protein, whose amino-acid sequence MKLEEFISNPQSRQLIESVRNFARSFFERDGTHGFSHVERVFNLCLHIGREEGADLEVLALAALLHDIARPLEDAGKVEDHAAEGARIARGYLKGLGYPDEKVEAVAHAIEAHRFSRGPEPGTLEAKILSDADKLDAIGAVGIARVFMYSGEHGRDIEASMRHFEEKILKLKDLMYTETARKIAEGRHRFTEEFLRRLRLEIEGEL is encoded by the coding sequence ATGAAGCTGGAGGAGTTCATATCCAACCCTCAATCCAGACAGCTCATAGAGTCCGTTAGAAATTTTGCCAGGAGCTTCTTTGAAAGGGACGGAACCCACGGCTTCAGCCACGTGGAGAGGGTGTTTAACCTGTGCCTCCACATCGGGAGAGAAGAGGGGGCTGATCTGGAGGTTCTGGCCTTAGCGGCCCTCCTCCACGACATAGCCAGGCCCCTGGAAGATGCGGGGAAAGTTGAGGATCACGCCGCTGAGGGAGCGAGGATCGCCAGGGGGTATCTCAAAGGCCTTGGCTATCCCGATGAGAAAGTTGAGGCAGTTGCCCACGCCATAGAGGCCCATCGCTTCTCCCGCGGGCCGGAACCCGGAACGCTCGAAGCCAAAATCCTCAGCGATGCTGACAAGCTCGACGCCATCGGGGCCGTGGGCATAGCGAGGGTCTTTATGTATTCCGGTGAGCATGGGAGGGATATAGAAGCTTCGATGAGGCACTTTGAGGAGAAGATATTAAAGCTAAAGGACTTGATGTACACTGAAACGGCCAGAAAAATAGCCGAGGGGAGGCATCGCTTTACTGAGGAGTTCCTGCGCCGGTTAAGGCTTGAAATAGAGGGAGAACTCTGA